The proteins below come from a single Aphanothece sacrum FPU1 genomic window:
- a CDS encoding hybrid sensor histidine kinase/response regulator: MLDLFSMEVETQGEILNDNLLTLENQLQDGGEKGLASISLLESLMRASHSIKGASRIVQIEPAVRIAHVMEDCFMGAMDRTVHLKSDQIDHLLSGVDFLLEISRVSQDNLTSWLEQNQAKSQEIIENIASVIRRRKSDRPQEKTTTNDKSEPPSTPQQEQKKPETQEVRPTPDIEQNPLEFQISLDDIFPEDDDDSNLTNESTPLGVSLSTDGLTINPDSALQKTSQTPEPVIAWVEEELYESEDFNISGSPKSTSEGEDSLSTSLVSSSNSSSKDRFVRVSSDNLNRLMGLAGESLVEATALVPLSESFIALKKNQLELSKLLEQLQISLSHVAVNKETETYLNEVLHKERECRSILSDRLSALEQFSYRSANLSDRLYREVIASHMRPFEEGVSSFPRMVRDLARQLNKRVKLEIVGKSTMVDRDILRKLEAPLTQILRNAIDHGIEFPHERIEQGKSPEGTIHLEAAHRFGMLLITVSDDGKGISLEKLRKSIVEKGLVTQQMAQELNETELMEFIFLPSFSTANQITEISGRGVGLNIAKTMVQEVGGNLQAISKPGKGTSFHFQLPLTLSVIRTLLVEISGEPYAFPLSRIDQIINLKLTEINSVENRQYFTLNEQNIGLVKAAQVLELTAKTIPSDPLSIVIVSDQMNRYGLVVDRFLGEKNLVVRPLDPRLGKVQDVSGAALLEDGSPILILDVLDLVRSLDKLLANIQINQVNTHEETNWTKGQKRILVVDDSITVREMERKLLENKGYVVDVAVDGMEGWNAVRVGNYDLVISDIDMPRMNGIKLVNNIKSNLHLKSTPVIIVSYKDREEDRLQGLESGADYYLTKSSFHDDTLINAVIDLIGH, translated from the coding sequence ATGCTGGATTTATTCAGCATGGAAGTGGAAACACAAGGAGAAATCCTTAACGACAACCTGTTAACCTTAGAAAATCAACTGCAAGATGGTGGAGAAAAAGGATTAGCCTCTATTTCCTTGCTAGAATCACTAATGCGAGCTTCTCATTCCATAAAAGGAGCTTCGCGGATCGTTCAAATTGAACCAGCAGTCAGAATTGCTCATGTGATGGAAGACTGTTTTATGGGAGCAATGGATCGCACGGTTCATCTAAAATCAGACCAGATTGATCATTTGTTAAGTGGGGTAGATTTTTTATTAGAAATTAGTCGTGTTAGTCAGGATAACTTAACCAGTTGGTTAGAGCAAAATCAAGCTAAATCTCAAGAAATTATCGAAAATATCGCTTCTGTCATAAGAAGACGTAAAAGCGATCGCCCACAAGAAAAAACCACTACTAACGATAAATCTGAACCCCCATCAACACCACAACAAGAGCAAAAAAAACCAGAAACCCAAGAAGTAAGACCAACTCCTGATATTGAGCAAAATCCCCTTGAGTTTCAGATTTCTTTAGATGATATCTTTCCTGAAGACGATGACGACTCAAATTTAACCAATGAATCTACTCCATTAGGGGTGAGTCTCTCTACTGATGGATTAACCATTAACCCTGACTCAGCTTTACAGAAAACCTCTCAGACACCCGAACCTGTCATCGCTTGGGTAGAAGAAGAATTATATGAGTCTGAGGATTTCAATATTTCTGGTTCTCCTAAATCCACTTCTGAGGGAGAAGATTCTTTATCAACTTCTTTGGTATCTTCTAGTAATAGTTCTTCAAAAGATCGTTTTGTACGGGTAAGTTCAGATAACTTAAATCGTTTGATGGGATTAGCAGGAGAATCTTTAGTCGAAGCAACGGCTTTAGTTCCCTTATCTGAATCGTTTATTGCTCTGAAGAAAAATCAATTAGAACTTTCAAAATTACTCGAACAATTACAGATTAGTTTATCTCATGTAGCGGTTAATAAAGAGACAGAAACTTATTTGAATGAGGTACTTCATAAAGAGCGAGAATGTCGTTCTATTTTGAGCGATCGCTTGAGTGCTTTAGAACAATTTTCTTATCGATCAGCTAATTTATCGGATCGTCTTTATCGAGAAGTTATTGCTAGTCATATGCGTCCCTTTGAGGAAGGAGTAAGTAGTTTTCCTCGCATGGTTAGGGATTTAGCTAGACAATTAAATAAACGGGTTAAATTAGAAATTGTTGGTAAATCAACTATGGTAGATAGGGATATTCTCCGAAAATTAGAAGCTCCTTTAACCCAAATTTTACGCAATGCAATTGATCATGGAATTGAATTTCCTCATGAACGCATTGAACAAGGAAAATCACCGGAGGGTACCATTCATCTTGAGGCTGCTCACCGTTTTGGAATGTTATTAATTACTGTCTCTGATGATGGTAAAGGAATCTCTTTAGAAAAATTGCGTAAATCCATTGTCGAAAAGGGATTAGTTACCCAACAAATGGCTCAAGAACTCAATGAAACTGAGTTAATGGAATTTATCTTTTTACCTAGTTTTTCTACAGCGAATCAAATAACAGAAATTTCTGGACGGGGAGTTGGCTTAAATATTGCTAAAACGATGGTTCAAGAAGTAGGCGGCAATTTACAAGCTATTTCTAAACCAGGAAAAGGGACAAGTTTTCATTTTCAATTACCCTTAACTTTATCGGTTATTAGAACTCTATTAGTAGAAATTTCAGGGGAACCTTATGCGTTTCCTTTGTCTCGTATTGATCAAATTATTAATTTAAAATTAACAGAAATTAATTCAGTAGAAAACCGACAATATTTTACTTTAAATGAGCAGAATATTGGCTTAGTAAAAGCTGCTCAAGTCCTAGAGTTAACCGCTAAAACTATTCCCTCTGATCCTCTGTCCATTGTGATAGTTAGTGATCAAATGAATCGTTATGGATTGGTAGTTGATCGCTTTTTAGGAGAAAAAAATTTGGTAGTACGTCCTTTAGATCCTCGCTTGGGTAAAGTTCAAGATGTTAGTGGAGCCGCTTTATTAGAAGATGGCTCACCTATTTTAATTTTAGATGTTTTGGATTTAGTACGATCACTTGATAAATTATTAGCTAATATTCAAATTAATCAAGTTAATACTCATGAAGAAACTAATTGGACAAAGGGACAAAAAAGAATTTTAGTAGTTGATGATTCTATTACCGTTAGAGAAATGGAACGTAAATTATTAGAAAATAAAGGCTATGTTGTTGATGTAGCAGTTGATGGAATGGAAGGATGGAATGCGGTTAGAGTGGGTAATTATGATTTAGTCATTAGTGATATTGATATGCCGCGAATGAATGGCATCAAATTAGTTAATAATATTAAAAGTAATCTTCATTTAAAATCAACTCCAGTCATTATTGTTTCTTATAAAGATCGAGAAGAAGATCGATTACAAGGATTAGAATCAGGAGCAGATTATTATCTGACAAAAAGTAGTTTTCATGACGATACTTTAATTAATGCAGTTATTGATTTAATTGGACATTGA
- the glnA gene encoding type I glutamate--ammonia ligase, with protein MAETPQEILKMIQDNNIQMIDLKFIDMPGIWQHCTFFHNQIDENSFVEGVPFDGSSIRGWKAINESDMCMVPDPKTAWIDPFYEEPTLSMVCSIKEPRTGEWYGRDPRTIAQKAVEFLKTTGIGDTVFIGPEAEFFVFDDVRFNQTENQSYYYVDSVEGRWNSGREEQGGNLGYKPGYKQGYFPVAPTDTMQDMRTEMLLTMAKCGVPIEKHHHEVATGGQNELGFRFATLVEAADYLMTYKYVIKNVAKKYGKTVTFMPKPLFNDNGSGMHTHLSIWKAGQPLFWGNGYADLSPMALHAIGGVLKHAPALLGLTNPTTNSYKRLVPGFEAPVNLAYSQGNRSASVRIPLSGKNPKAKRFEFRCPDATCNPYLAFAALLCAVVDGIKNEIDPGESLDVDIYDLTPEELSHIPSTPGSLEAALECLENDHSFLTDTGVFSTDFIENWIEYKLDNEVNPMRLRPHPYEFALYYDV; from the coding sequence ATGGCTGAAACGCCCCAAGAAATCTTGAAGATGATTCAAGACAACAACATTCAGATGATTGACCTAAAATTCATTGATATGCCAGGAATTTGGCAACATTGTACTTTTTTCCACAATCAGATTGATGAAAATTCCTTTGTAGAGGGAGTTCCGTTTGACGGTTCGAGTATTCGGGGTTGGAAAGCCATCAATGAATCTGATATGTGTATGGTTCCAGACCCGAAAACGGCTTGGATTGACCCTTTCTACGAAGAACCAACCCTAAGCATGGTCTGTAGTATTAAGGAACCTCGTACAGGAGAATGGTATGGCCGTGATCCTCGTACCATTGCTCAGAAAGCGGTTGAATTCCTGAAAACTACAGGAATTGGTGACACAGTTTTCATTGGGCCAGAAGCAGAATTTTTTGTCTTTGATGATGTTCGTTTTAATCAAACTGAAAATCAAAGCTACTACTATGTAGACAGTGTTGAAGGACGCTGGAATAGTGGACGAGAAGAACAAGGCGGTAACTTAGGTTATAAACCAGGTTACAAACAAGGTTATTTCCCCGTAGCTCCCACAGACACGATGCAGGATATGCGGACGGAGATGCTGTTGACTATGGCCAAATGTGGGGTTCCCATTGAGAAACATCATCACGAAGTAGCTACAGGCGGTCAAAATGAGTTAGGGTTCCGTTTTGCCACCCTAGTAGAAGCGGCAGATTATTTGATGACGTACAAATATGTCATTAAAAACGTGGCCAAGAAATATGGTAAAACCGTAACTTTCATGCCTAAACCTTTGTTTAATGACAATGGTTCTGGGATGCACACCCATTTGTCTATCTGGAAAGCGGGACAACCTTTGTTCTGGGGTAATGGTTACGCAGATTTGAGTCCGATGGCACTTCATGCCATCGGTGGTGTCCTCAAACACGCTCCCGCACTGTTAGGATTAACTAATCCTACCACTAACTCTTATAAGCGTTTAGTGCCTGGTTTTGAAGCACCCGTTAATTTAGCTTATTCTCAAGGAAATCGTTCCGCATCAGTACGGATTCCCCTATCTGGTAAAAATCCTAAAGCAAAACGTTTCGAGTTCCGTTGTCCTGACGCTACTTGTAACCCCTATCTTGCTTTTGCAGCACTGCTTTGTGCTGTTGTGGATGGAATTAAGAACGAAATTGATCCTGGTGAGTCTTTAGACGTAGATATCTACGATCTCACCCCAGAAGAATTAAGTCACATTCCCTCTACTCCTGGTTCTCTCGAAGCAGCTTTAGAGTGTCTCGAAAACGATCATTCTTTCTTAACAGATACGGGAGTTTTCAGCACAGACTTTATCGAAAACTGGATTGAGTACAAATTGGATAATGAAGTTAACCCCATGCGGTTACGTCCTCATCCTTATGAGTTTGCACTGTATTATGATGTGTAA
- a CDS encoding DUF4359 domain-containing protein, with protein MEALHFVTVVGGLALAGIGACMAVTNPGQPDYENYATEALTVYLKQEVCPQAQGELGGFLVSYCKTLVDTGRPHIENLITKTTNRHNYLLFSIYETELMLPSPVPNYEFETIGAFQQFYTYQAEEF; from the coding sequence ATGGAAGCGTTACACTTTGTAACCGTCGTGGGGGGATTGGCCTTAGCTGGAATTGGAGCTTGTATGGCAGTCACGAACCCAGGACAACCTGATTATGAAAACTATGCGACAGAGGCCCTGACGGTTTATCTCAAACAAGAAGTTTGTCCTCAAGCTCAAGGGGAACTTGGAGGGTTTCTCGTTAGTTATTGTAAAACGCTTGTAGATACCGGGCGGCCTCATATTGAGAACTTAATTACTAAAACTACCAATCGCCATAACTATCTTTTGTTTAGTATCTACGAAACTGAATTAATGTTGCCCTCTCCGGTTCCTAATTATGAGTTTGAAACCATTGGGGCTTTTCAACAATTTTATACCTATCAGGCTGAAGAATTTTGA
- the thiO gene encoding glycine oxidase ThiO, giving the protein MNATNDIIIIGGGIIGLAIAVDLKLRGASVTLCNRNFPQTASLAAAGMLAPNAEELPPGPMLDLCLKSRWLYPEWVRKLQDLTGLDLGYNPCGILAPVYQLPSETSKNTSTGQWLDKTAIRLYQPELGDDIVGGWWYPEDGQVDNRQVVQALRQAAQSLGVNLRDGVNIQTIQQKQGKITSLLTSEGELEGQTYVIASGSWASQILPLPLRPIKGQMLAVRMPQQPEGLFPLQRILYGPQTYLVPRRNGRLIIGATSEDVGWTPHNTPQGIQTLIERAKRLYPAIANWPIEEFWWGYRPGTPDELPILGQYGCDNLILATGHYRNGILLAPVTASLINDLIINQKADPLLDGFKGDRFYTQPISTPIPLKMTTFNNYAVPQAINGNNLDLSPTDELVIAGRKFHSRLMTGTGKYPSIPIMQESVAISGCQIVTVAVRRVQTLAPGHEGLAQALDWGKIWMLPNTAGCQTAEEAIRVARLGREMAKLLGQEDNNFVKLEVIPDAKYLLPDPIGTLEAAEQLVKEGFAVLPYINADPLLAKRLEGVGCATVMPLGSPIGSGQGIRNAANIAIIIEEAKIPVVVDAGIGTPSEASQAMEMGADAVLINSAIALAKNPVLMAKAMGMATEAGRIAYLGGRIPVKNYAIASSPLTGTIV; this is encoded by the coding sequence ATGAACGCAACAAACGATATTATCATCATTGGCGGTGGCATCATTGGACTAGCGATCGCAGTCGATCTTAAACTAAGAGGTGCGTCTGTCACCCTCTGTAACCGAAATTTTCCCCAAACTGCTAGTCTTGCGGCGGCCGGAATGTTAGCCCCCAATGCCGAAGAATTACCCCCCGGCCCCATGTTAGACTTATGTTTAAAGTCTCGCTGGTTATATCCTGAATGGGTTCGTAAACTGCAAGATCTCACCGGACTCGATCTCGGTTATAACCCTTGTGGTATTTTAGCCCCTGTTTATCAATTACCCTCAGAAACGTCCAAAAATACCTCAACTGGCCAATGGTTAGACAAAACTGCTATCCGTCTCTATCAACCAGAGTTAGGGGATGATATCGTCGGGGGCTGGTGGTATCCTGAAGATGGACAGGTAGATAACCGTCAAGTGGTTCAAGCTTTACGTCAAGCGGCCCAAAGTTTAGGGGTCAATCTCCGAGACGGTGTAAACATTCAAACCATACAACAAAAACAAGGTAAAATAACCAGTCTTCTCACCTCGGAAGGGGAACTCGAAGGGCAAACCTACGTCATAGCTAGTGGGTCTTGGGCAAGTCAAATATTACCTTTACCCCTACGTCCCATCAAAGGGCAAATGTTAGCCGTAAGGATGCCTCAACAACCAGAAGGACTATTTCCCCTGCAACGTATTTTATATGGGCCGCAAACCTATCTTGTCCCCCGACGCAACGGACGGTTAATTATTGGGGCAACCTCTGAAGATGTGGGATGGACTCCCCATAATACTCCCCAAGGTATTCAAACCCTCATAGAACGGGCAAAACGTTTATATCCAGCGATCGCTAATTGGCCTATTGAGGAATTTTGGTGGGGATATCGTCCAGGAACCCCCGATGAATTGCCCATTTTAGGACAATATGGCTGTGATAACTTAATTTTAGCGACGGGACATTATCGTAACGGTATTTTACTTGCACCTGTTACTGCCTCTCTTATAAATGATCTGATTATTAACCAAAAAGCTGATCCTCTCCTAGATGGGTTTAAAGGCGATCGCTTTTACACTCAACCCATTTCTACCCCTATTCCCCTAAAGATGACTACATTTAATAATTATGCGGTTCCCCAAGCTATTAATGGAAATAACCTCGACCTTTCCCCCACAGATGAATTAGTGATCGCTGGCCGCAAATTTCATTCCCGTTTGATGACAGGAACAGGTAAATATCCTAGTATTCCTATCATGCAAGAAAGTGTCGCCATCAGTGGTTGTCAAATTGTCACGGTTGCGGTTAGACGAGTACAAACCTTAGCACCTGGACATGAAGGGTTGGCGCAAGCTTTAGATTGGGGTAAAATTTGGATGTTGCCTAATACTGCTGGTTGTCAGACAGCAGAAGAAGCTATAAGGGTGGCCCGTTTGGGTCGAGAAATGGCGAAATTATTAGGACAGGAAGACAATAATTTTGTCAAGTTAGAAGTGATCCCCGATGCTAAATACTTATTACCTGATCCTATCGGAACCTTAGAAGCGGCAGAACAGTTGGTTAAAGAAGGCTTTGCGGTTCTTCCTTATATTAATGCTGATCCTCTCTTAGCTAAGCGTTTAGAAGGGGTAGGATGTGCAACTGTGATGCCTTTGGGTTCTCCTATTGGTTCAGGACAAGGCATTCGTAACGCCGCCAATATTGCTATTATTATCGAAGAAGCTAAAATTCCTGTGGTGGTTGATGCCGGGATAGGAACCCCTAGTGAAGCCTCTCAAGCGATGGAAATGGGGGCAGATGCAGTGTTAATTAATAGTGCGATCGCTTTGGCTAAAAATCCGGTTTTAATGGCTAAAGCCATGGGAATGGCCACAGAAGCGGGACGCATAGCTTATTTAGGGGGACGTATTCCTGTTAAAAATTACGCGATCGCTAGTTCTCCTTTGACTGGAACTATTGTTTGA
- a CDS encoding type II toxin-antitoxin system PemK/MazF family toxin, with the protein MSRYTPQAVSGESVNKNRPAIILREMPPYKYLLVCGISTQLHQQVPDFDEIISPSDTDFITSGLRAESLIRLGFLAVLPRRNIIGSIGSISPERHQRLLKTLGDYLIYL; encoded by the coding sequence ATCTCCCGCTACACCCCCCAAGCGGTTAGCGGCGAGAGTGTCAACAAGAACCGTCCAGCGATTATTTTGCGGGAAATGCCCCCCTATAAGTATCTTTTGGTTTGTGGCATTAGTACCCAGTTGCATCAGCAAGTTCCTGATTTTGACGAAATTATCTCGCCCTCTGATACAGACTTTATTACCAGTGGTTTGAGAGCAGAATCTTTGATTAGGCTGGGGTTTTTAGCGGTGTTGCCCCGTCGTAATATCATCGGTTCCATCGGTTCGATTTCTCCAGAGCGACATCAACGCTTGCTGAAAACACTCGGTGATTACCTAATATATTTGTAA
- a CDS encoding RNA-guided endonuclease InsQ/TnpB family protein — MLNVLKVRIYPNQPQEIALNRNLGCARFVYNFYLNKTNNQYQETGIGMTYCQMAKDLTQLKKLPDFEWLQESTAATLQQALKNLEAAFKNFFSKRAKFPKFKSKYKQQSIRYPEGCSLNNNGLKLPKLGIVKAKLSKEILGKIKSVTVSKTSTGKYFASILFESDDLIINKTSKVSGIDLGLSSLVTVFDGETTYKVDPIKPTRKYAKRLKRRQQKLSRRTKGSNNRRKAIKEVALVHEKITNTRQDFLHKLSRKLVDENQVIVAENLCIKGLARTKLAKSILDAGFGMLLNFLSYKLEREGGKLVQVDRFYPSTKTCSCCGFKNNLINLSIRDWVCPNCQTHHDRDENAAKNIRAEGLRILSINTAGQTEF; from the coding sequence GTGTTAAATGTCTTAAAAGTCAGAATTTATCCAAATCAGCCACAAGAAATTGCCTTAAATCGAAATTTAGGCTGTGCAAGATTTGTGTATAATTTTTACTTAAATAAGACTAACAATCAGTATCAAGAAACTGGGATTGGGATGACTTATTGCCAAATGGCAAAAGACCTAACTCAGCTAAAAAAGCTCCCTGATTTTGAATGGTTGCAAGAATCAACGGCTGCCACCTTACAACAGGCACTCAAAAACTTAGAAGCTGCTTTTAAAAATTTCTTTTCTAAAAGGGCTAAATTTCCTAAGTTTAAGAGTAAATATAAACAACAATCAATCCGTTACCCTGAAGGTTGTTCTCTTAATAACAACGGTTTAAAGCTCCCAAAACTGGGGATTGTTAAAGCTAAACTTTCAAAAGAGATTTTAGGAAAGATTAAGTCAGTGACAGTTTCAAAAACAAGTACAGGTAAATATTTTGCCTCTATTTTATTTGAATCTGACGATTTAATCATCAATAAAACCTCTAAAGTCTCAGGAATTGATTTAGGCTTATCTAGCCTAGTGACAGTCTTTGATGGTGAAACAACTTATAAGGTTGACCCAATTAAACCAACTAGAAAATATGCCAAACGATTAAAAAGGAGACAACAGAAATTATCTCGTAGAACCAAGGGTTCTAACAACCGTAGAAAAGCGATTAAAGAAGTCGCTCTTGTTCACGAAAAAATTACTAATACTAGACAAGATTTTCTCCACAAACTCTCAAGAAAGCTCGTTGACGAAAACCAAGTCATTGTAGCAGAAAACCTTTGTATAAAAGGATTAGCGCGTACCAAATTAGCTAAATCAATACTTGATGCTGGATTTGGTATGTTACTAAACTTCTTAAGCTACAAGCTAGAAAGAGAGGGGGGGAAACTTGTTCAAGTTGACAGATTTTATCCAAGTACAAAAACCTGTTCTTGCTGCGGATTCAAAAATAATTTGATAAATTTAAGCATCAGAGATTGGGTTTGTCCTAATTGTCAAACTCACCATGACCGAGACGAAAACGCAGCTAAAAATATCAGAGCAGAAGGATTAAGAATACTGTCAATAAATACCGCCGGACAGACGGAATTTTAA